In Aspergillus fumigatus Af293 chromosome 4, whole genome shotgun sequence, one genomic interval encodes:
- a CDS encoding DUF3984 domain-containing protein, protein MPTVIARAEKTVKRILAAPPHLQSTSSHNTSSLQATKSSLSCPLPAKNRFIDLSGIDQMDGSASQSGSGFPSRRSYPSLNHVSLAPLTNRFPIDDDTEPEDYFSPRDERSADTSTRTSYLSSFSVPGTPGVLSYSRSGSRVRLHSRSKSSSRIHRSDSSLQSQDDARPLHHHQHAHGPKKKHTSSSRHQPSESAGRRDAEWMLRAGIALASSTREEKGQSWLVKRESSTSLVSETNVDSPVLARRSRSGRSTPAAHSRWGSRAASRRNSRHDLAMTSLDALPTRSGSNARDSTRPHEETRHFIPDFVDERIRAEMAFIQQFEDGYASASDEESDSEDEIDEQELQRLTRERGFGLGGWIDRMVEWTLFGVEDLPLSANVQSAELAKHPDSSPDNDSVRDDHSSAAELTDDNASVSADESIASTVVEKPGENGGWADVGWFLRVMKRALS, encoded by the exons ATGCCAACAGTCATAGCTCGGGCGGAGAAGACAGTCAAGCGAATCCTTGCCGCACCTCCTcacctacagagtacatcaTCCCATAATACTTCAAGCTTGCAAGCTACTAAGAGCTCGTTAAGTTGTCCCCTTCCAGCCAAGAACCGTTTCATCGATCTCTCAGGAATAGATCAAATGGAT GGTTCTGCATCTCAAAGCGGGAGCGGATTTCCATCCCGCCGCTCATATCCTTCACTAAACCATGTCTCGCTCGCACCTTTGACAAATCGGTTCCCTATCGACGACGACACAGAGCCAGAGGACTATTTCTCACCACGAGATGAGCGATCTGCCGACACCTCGACACGGACATCCTATCTCTCAAGCTTTTCCGTTCCAGGGACCCCCGGCGTTCTCTCTTATTCCCGCAGCGGATCCCGAGTCCGTCTGCACTCCCGAAGCAAGAGCTCAAGTCGTATCCACCGCAGCGACAGCAGCCTGCAGAGCCAGGACGACGCACGACccctccaccatcaccaacatGCTCACGGACCTAAGAAGAAGCACACATCCTCATCGCGGCATCAGCCCTCCGAGTCGGCCGGACGCCGAGACGCAGAATGGATGCTTCGAGCCGGGATCGCGCTCGCTTCGTCTACCCGAGAGGAAAAAGGCCAGAGCTGGCTCGTGAAGCGCGAGAGCTCAACGAGCCTCGTCTCGGAAACAAATGTCGACAGTCCAGTTCTGGCCCGCCGGTCGAGATCCGGGAGGTCTACACCAGCCGCGCATTCGCGATGGGGATCCCGTGCGGCAAGTCGAAGGAACAGCAGACACGATCTGGCTATGACGAGCCTCGATGCGCTCCCCACTAGATCAGGATCGAATGCTCGTGACTCGACCCGTCCCCACGAGGAGACACGCCATTTCATCCCTGACTTTGTGGATGAGCGTATCCGCGCGGAAATGGCATTCATTCAGCAATTCGAGGACGGGTATGCCTCGGCCTCGGACGAGGAGTCCGACTCGGAggacgagatcgacgagcaggaACTGCAGCGTTTGACTCGGGAGCGAGGGTTCGGTCTGGGAGGTTGGATCGATCGGATGGTTGAGTGGACACTATTCGGTGTCGAAGATCTACCTCTTTCTGCAAATGTCCAGTCCGCCGAGCTAGCAAAGCATCCGGACTCATCTCCAGACAACGATAGTGTCCGCGATGATCACTCTTCTGCGGCTGAATTGACCGACGACAATGCTAGCGTGTCAGCTGACGAATCTATAGCTTCGACTGTGGTGGAGAAGCCAGGGGAGAATGGAGGCTGGGCGGATGTCGGGTGGTTCCTCCGTGTCATGAAGCGTGCACTATCATGA
- the argB gene encoding ornithine carbamoyltransferase: MACGLKLAAARFGALNGQHLRQRVSLNGLRQYSSQTTPPISPFAPRHFLSIADLTPTEFATLVRNASSYKRSIKSGSVPQNLLGALNGKTVAMMFSKRSTRTRISTEGAVVRMGGHPMFLGKDDIQLGVNESLYDTAVVVSSMVSCIVARVGQHAEVADLAKHSTVPVINALCDSFHPLQAIADFQTMHETFTPKAHGLSSLGLEGLKIAWVGDANNVLFDMAIAAAKMGIDLAVATPKGYEIPAHMLEIIEKAGEGVSSPGKLIQTNVPEEAVKGADVLVTDTWVSMGQEAESIKRLKDFEGFQITADLAKRGGAKEGWKFMHCLPRHPEEVNDEVFYSQRSLVFPEAENRLWAAISAIEAFVVNKGKIL; this comes from the coding sequence ATGGCTTGTGGTCTGAAACTGGCTGCTGCCCGATTCGGCGCATTGAACGGCCAACACTTGCGTCAACGTGTCTCCCTCAATGGCTTGCGACAATATTCGTCCCAGACCACCCCTCCTATCTCTCCTTTCGCACCTCGCCATTTTCTCTCCATTGCCGATCTGACACCTACCGAGTTCGCTACCCTCGTCCGCAATGCGTCTTCGTACAAACGCTCGATCAAATCGGGCTCCGTGCCTCAAAATCTCCTTGGAGCCCTGAACGGGAAGACCGTAGCCATGATGTTCAGTAAACGGAGTACTCGAACTAGGATTTCGACCGAGGGTGCCGTGGTGCGGATGGGAGGCCACCCGATGTTTCTGGGAAAAGATGACATCCAACTGGGTGTTAATGAGTCCCTATACGACACGGCAGTGGTGGTCTCTTCAATGGTCTCTTGCATCGTGGCTCGCGTCGGCCAGCATGCCGAAGTTGCCGACCTCGCGAAGCACTCAACCGTTCCTGTGATTAACGCTCTCTGTGACTCATTCCATCCGCTGCAAGCAATTGCCGATTTCCAGACCATGCACGAAACGTTCACACCCAAGGCTCATGGTCTCTCCAGTCTGGGCCTGGAGGGCCTGAAGATCGCCTGGGTCGGCGATGCGAATAATGTTTTGTTTGACATGGCTATCGCGGCAGCCAAGATGGGCATTGACCTGGCCGTTGCCACGCCCAAGGGCTATGAGATTCCTGCGCACATGCTGGAGATCATTGAGAAGGCCGGGGAAGGCGTGTCCAGCCCCGGGAAACTCATCCAGACCAATGTTCCTGAGGAAGCTGTCAAGGGAGCGGATGTTCTGGTCACGGACACTTGGGTATCCATGGGACAGGAAGCAGAATCGATTAAGCGGCTCAAGGACTTTGAAGGCTTCCAGATCACAGCCGACCTGGCCAAGCGTGGTGGTGCTAAGGAAGGGTGGAAATTTATGCACTGCTTGCCCCGTCACCCGGAGGAAGTGAACGATGAAGTCTTCTACAGCCAGCGGTCCTTAGTCTTCCCTGAAGCAGAGAATCGGCTGTGGGCCGCAATTTCTGCTATTGAGGCATTTGTTGTCAACAAGGGGAAAATCCTATGA
- a CDS encoding acetolactate synthase regulatory subunit yields the protein MSFRRPLMLSSAASMPFLAVSSKTSRVAASLSRFTASRASSSSTSALAYKALHRRSPLPLPVSDASPQWDAPTAVSSILYETPVTPTNPPKRHILNCLVQNEPGVLSRVSGILAARGFNIDSLVVCNTEVEDLSRMTIVLQGQDGVVEQARRQLDDLVPVWAVLDYTDSALVQRELLLAKVSILGPEFFEELLQHHREITTPGDALEGQKENKAGDAQAKKAEFHPRHLPPSQALRHKHEHLDAITRLTHQFGGKVLDISTNNCIVEVSAKPSRIDSFLKLISPFGILESTRTGLMALPRSPLSSEPSEELEKEAADVVDASTLPPG from the exons ATGTCTTTCCGACGCCCTCTGATGCTGTCATCGGCAGCATCGATGCCATTTCTGGCGGTGTCTTCCAAAACCTCCCGAGTCGCAGCCAGTCTTTCTCGATTTACtgcttccagagcctcgTCCAGCTCGACCTCGGCATTAGCCTACAAGGCCTTGCATCGTCGCTCGCCTCTCCCCTTGCCTGTTTCCGATGCCTCCCCGCAATGGGACGCCCCTACGGCCGTCTCGTCAATTTTGTACGAGACACCTGTCACACCGACCAATCCTCCAAAGCGTCACATCCTGAACTGCCTGGTGCAGAATGAGCCCGGTGTGCTGTCTCGCGTGTCTGGGATCCTGGCCGCCCGGGGCTTCAACATCGACAGCTTGGTCGTTTGCAACACCGAGGTTGAGGATCTGTCCCGCATGACCATCGTGCTGCAGGGCCAGGACGGTGTCGTCGAGCAAGCACGCAGACAGCTGGACGACCTTGTCCCCGTCTGGGCCGTCCTCGACTACACCGACTCTGCCCTGGTGCAGCGCGAGCTTTTGCTCGCCAAGGTCAGCATCCTGGGCCCCGAGTTCTTCGAGGAGCTGCTCCAGCACCACCGCGAGATCACCACTCCCGGTGACGCCCTGGAAGGGCAGAAGGAGAACAAGGCTGGCGATGCGCaagccaagaaggccgagTTTCACCCTCGCCATCTGCCTCCCAGTCAGGCACTGAGACACAAGCACGAGCATCTTGATGCCATCACCCGCTTGACTCATCAGTTTGGCGGCAAGGTTCTGGACATCAGCACCAACAACTGCATTGTTGAAGT CTCCGCCAAGCCTTCTCGTATTGACTCCTTCCTGAAGCTTATCAGCCCCTTCGGTATTCTCGAGTCCACGCGGACTGGTCTCATGGCCCTGCCTcgttctcctctttcttctgaGCCCAGCGAAGAGCTTGAGAAAGAGGCCGCCGATGTTGTCGATGCTAGCACCCTTCCTCCTGGTTAA